From Aspergillus fumigatus Af293 chromosome 5, whole genome shotgun sequence, a single genomic window includes:
- a CDS encoding putative amino acid permease, with protein MSQDNAQHSVRNRILSLHEAAPSESGSTRMRVFGILIPRQTTMIGLSFSYSSEDFEPIAHVPLAIGGAINTGLMIGAGNALTNYWLKYLVVTPNQLTAAALVISYWLDTKDVNPGIWITVFLVVIGSVNYWAARFIGPYEFALSTFKILVLFALTVLSVVIALGGGPDHDRRGFRYWRDPGAFASYGNHELVGKLRAVSKTMPSTIFAYLGSELLGMAMLQTRNTPKAAARAIKLTFYRIFIFNIVSVTLLGMLIPYDSQDLAFANNASKPTTVSVFVVAIKMAHLPTLPNILNACFLLFVLSAANQALHMATQIIHGLSQEQKAPSFLSRTDRKGVPVYSLGTCAILASLAYLNIHNDSKVLFGYFVNIITMFSLLTWISILITHISFVRARKAQKVPDSALVFRAPFGACGSWVALISCILFSLMRGLDVAELATHPEAFDYMTLITSYIAVPLYLSLVIGYKVVTRCESVNPAEADLWTATTIRERHESSEPEDTGLLDQNHWLWNRFVAAWLL; from the exons ATGTCTCAGGATAATGCACAGCACTCGGTCCGCAACCGAATCCTAAGTCTCCATGAAGCAGCACCAAGTGAGTCTGGCTCCACCAGAATGCGGGTCTTCGGAATCCTGATACCACGCCAAACGACGATGATAGGTTTGTCTTTCTCTTACAGTTCAGAAGACTTCGAGCCCATTGCTCACGTACCTCTAGCAATCGGCGGGGCTATCAACACCGGATTGATGATTGGAGCTGGAAATGCACTCACAAA CTACTGGCTCAAATACTTGGTCGTCACTCCCAACCAATTAACTGCCGCGGCGCTCGTGATATCATATTGGCTCGATACAAAGGATGTAAACCCTGGGATTTGGATTACGGTATTTCTTGTAGTCATTGGCTCTGTCAACTATTGGGCCGCTCGATTCATTGGACCATACGAGTTCGCACTTTCAACTTTCAAAATCCTGGTCTTGTTTGCGCTTACGGTGCTCTCGGTGGTCATTGCACTCGGGGGCGGGCCAGATCATGATAGAAGGGGTTTCAGATACTGGAGAGACCCGGGCGCCTTTGCTTCCTATGGCAATCATGAACTGGTGGGAAAGCTACGAGCCGTTAGCAAGACTATGCCCTCCACTATATTTGCGTACTTGGGTAGTGAGCTCCTTGGGATGGCCATGCTGCAAACCAGGAATACACCAAAGGCTGCAGCGCGCGCCATCAAGCTTACATTCTATCGAATCTTCATTTTCAACATTGTCAGCGTAACGCTGCTCGGCATGCTCATTCCATACGACTCCCAAGACTTGGCATTTGCGAACAACGCCTCCAAGCCGACGACAGTCTCTGTTTTTGTTGTGGCAATCAAAATGGCCCATTTACCGACCCTTCCAAACATTCTCAATGCGTGTTTTCTGCTGTTTGTCCTATCAGCTGCTAACCAAGCCCTTCATATGGCGACCCAGATCATCCATGGGCTATCTCAGGAACAAAAAGCCCCTTCCTTCTTATCAAGAACTGACCGTAAGGGTGTTCCTGTCTATTCGTTGGGCACATGCGCAATTCTAGCATCATTGGCATATCTGAACATTCACAACGACTCCAAGGTTCTTTTCGGGTACTTTGTCAACATAATCACCATGTTCAGCCTTCTCACTTGGATCTCAATCCTGATCACACATATTTCATTTGTGCGCGCGCGCAAGGCCCAAAAAGTTCCTGACTCGGCGCTAGTCTTTAGAGCTCCTTTCGGCGCTTGCGGGTCATGGGTCGCTCTGATTAGCTGcattctcttttctttgatGAGAGGCTTGGATGTCGCAGAGCTAGCAACCCATCCAGAAGCATTTGACTATATGACTTTGATTACCTCCTATATCGCTGTTCCTCTCTATCTGTCCCTTGTCATTGGATATAAGGTCGTAACCCGCTGCGAGAGCGTCAACCCAGCTGAGGCTGATCTCTGGACCGCTACAACGATTCGTGAGCGCCATGAGTCTTCAGAACCGGAAGACACAGGGCTATTAGATCAGAACCACTGGTTATGGAATCGTTTCGTCGCCGCATGGTTGTTGTGA
- a CDS encoding aromatic alcohol reductase gives MSRTRVLLVGAAGETGGSIANGLLENPIFEVYALVRPRSVQKPAIVSLQERGVQVRRCDLRGSEESLAEALTDIDIVISCVGPAEQQDQIPLAKAAKKAGVKRFVPCGFITVAPPGGIMWLRDEIFEEVLTVSSTLQKETVYNHIKQLWLPYTIVDVGWWYQLSYPRLESGRVDYAMTTANNEIVGDGNTRTALTDLRDIGRYIARIIVDDRTLNRMVFAYNTVVTQNQIYDLLEEIGEEKIQRNYVSEETVYTRVLAARQSSETYPFDPVKFIPRYLAEYQLSWGIRGDNTPEYAKYLGYLDAKELYPDFRPTDFRDYLESVVRGTAKGIYTDRTISRAQQREFPRTESSDSLYTRIFPRAESSDSLYMSR, from the exons ATGTCGCGCACGAGAGTCTTGCTGGTTGGAGCAGCTGGTGAGACTGGCGGCTCAATCGCAAATGGACTCCTTGAGAACCCCATCTTT GAAGTCTATGCGCTTGTTCGTCCCCGATCGGTCCAAAAACCTGCCATTGTTTCCCTTCAGGAACGAGGTGTCCAAGTGCGTCGATGCGATCTGAGAGGCTCGGAGGAGTCGCTCGCCGAAGCACTTACAGATATCGATATTGTCATTAGCTGTGTCGGTCCCGCCGAACAGCAAGACCAGATTCCTCTTGCAAAGGCTGCAAAGAAAGCTGGTGTCAAGCGATTTGTCCCGTGCGGATTCATCACAGTGGCCCCGCCTGGCGGCATCATGTGGTTGAGAGACGAG ATTTTTGAAGAGGTATTGACGGTCAGTTCTACTCTCCAGAAAGAGACTGTTTACAATCACATCAAACAACTCTGGCTTCCATACACCATTGTCGATGTTGGTTGGTGGTACCAGCTTTCGTACCCTAGACTCGAGTCTGGACGAGTAGACTATGCTATGACCACGGCAAACAACGAGATTGTGGGGGATGGAAACACTCGCACTGCCTTGACAGATCTGAGAGATATCGGACGCTACATTGCCAGAATTATCGTGGATGATCGGACATTGAACCGGATGGTTTTCGCGTACAACACAGTTGTAACCCAGAACCAGATTTACGATTTGCTCGAAGAGATCGGTGAGGAGAAGATTCAAAGAAACTAT GTTTCGGAAGAGACCGTCTACACTCGAGTTCTTGCAGCCCGCCAGTCTAGCGAGACCTATCCCTTTGACCCTGTGAAATTCATTCCTCGATACCTCGCTGAATACCAGTTGTCCTGGGGTATTCGCGGCGACAACACCCCGGAATACGCGAAGTATCTGGGCTACCTGGATGCGAAGGAGCTCTATCCCGATTTCAGACCAACCGACTTCCGTGACTACCTCGAGTCGGTCGTTAGGGGCACCGCGAAGGGTATCTACACAGACCGTACCATTTCGAGGGCCCAACAACGGGAATTCCCACGGACGGAGTCTAGTGACTCGTTGTACACTCGGATCTTTCCCAGGGCTGAGTCGAGCGATTCGCTATACATGAGCAGATAG
- a CDS encoding putative ABC transporter, which produces MDEKPAVSESSNGSDVDSLSTASAYEQHRERLRDANPQGVTSHRSGVNVKEAEEEFSELNRQFSTISHQAHCLSKQISRASKPTGKTEDVERSDSPADSDEPWDLETALRGNRDAETAAGIRSKRIGVIWDNLTVRGMGGVKTYIKTFPDAIIDFFNVPETIMHMLGYGKKGKEFEILRNFRGVLQPGEMVLVLGRPGSGCTTFLKTITNQRFGYTSIDGDVLYGIFDADTFAKRFRGEAVYNQEDDVHQPTLTVKQTLGFALDTKTPGKRPLGVSKAEFREKVINMLLKMFNIEHTANTVIGNQFIRGVSGGERRRVSIAEMMITSATVLAWDNSTRGLDASTALDFAKSLRIMTNIYKTTTFVSLYQASENIYKQFDKVLVIDSGRQVFFGPASEARSYFESLGFKERPRQTTPDYLTGCTDPFEREFKEGRSEDDVPSTPDSLVEAFNRSSYSERLAQEMDAYRKKLEQEKHVYEDFEIANQEAKRKFTPKSSVYSIPFHLQIWALMQRQFLIKWQDRFAQTVSWITSTGVAIILGTVWLRLPKTSAGAFTRGGLLFISLLFNGFQAFSELVSTMMGRSIVNKHRQFTFYRPSALWIAQILVDTTFAIARILVFSIIVYFMCGLVLDAGAFFTFILIIVLGYLCMTCFFRVIGCMSPDFDYAMKFASVVITLFVLTSGYLIQWSSEQEWLRWLYYINPFGLGFAALMVNEFKDLTMTCTADSLVPSGPGYDDMASRVCTLAGGEPGSVIIPGASYLAKTFSYFPGDLWRNFGIMVALTVGFLTLNLYHGETLQFGAGGRTVTFYQKENKERRALNGALMEKRTNRESKDQSAANLKITSKSVFTWEDVCYDVPVPSGTRRLLQSVYGYVQPGKLTALMGASGAGKTTLLDVLASRKNIGVISGNILVDGAPPPGSFLRTVSYAEQLDIHEPMQTVREALRFSADLRQPYETPQSEKYEYVEGIIQLLELEDLADAIIGTPETGLSVEERKRVTIGVELAAKPELLLFLDEPTSGLDSQSAFNIIRFLRKLAAAGQAILCTIHQPNSALFENFDRLLLLQRGGECVYFGDIGEDSHVLLDYFRRNGADCPPDANPAEWMLDAIGAGQTRRIGDRDWGEIWRTSSEFEQVKREIIQIKAQRAEEVRQSGGSQIIVREYATPLWHQIKVVCKRTNIVFWRSRNYGFTRLFNHVVIALVTGLAFLNLDDSRASLQYRIFVIFNVTVLPAIILQQVEPRFEFSRLVFFRESACKSYSQFAFALSMVIAELPYSILCAVCFFLPLYYIPGFQAAPSRAGYQFLMVLITELFSVTLGQMISALTPNSFIASQINPPIVIIFSLFCGVAIPRPQMPGFWRAWLYQLDPFTRLISGMVTTELHGRTVSCSPSEFNRFQAPENQTCGEYMLPFFERGGLGYLADNTTQACEYCAYKIGDEFYSAFSMSFNTRWRDLGIFLAFIGSNLIILFLASRYLNYNRR; this is translated from the exons ATGGATGAGAAACCAGCAGTCTCCGAGTCCAGTAATGGCTCGGACGTAGACTCCCTGTCCACTGCTAGTGCTTATGAACAACACCGAGAGCGGCTCCGGGACGCGAATCCACAGGGAGTGACCTCCCATCGGTCAGGCGTCAACGTcaaggaagcagaagaagagttcTCAGAGCTGAACAGGCAATTCTCTACCATCTCACATCAAGCTCATTGTTTGTCTAAGCAGATTTCACGAGCTTCCAAGCCAACAGGGAAGACGGAAGATGTTGAAAGGTCCGACAGTCCAGCTGACTCGGACGAGCCGTGGGATCTTGAAACCGCTCTGCGTGGTAACCGGGACGCGGAAACAGCAGCTGGAATTAGGAGCAAGCGCATAG GAGTCATATGGGATAACCTCACTGTCCGAGGAATGGGCGGCGTCAAGACGTATATCAAAACATTCCCGGATGCGATTATTGACTTTTTCAATGTTCCAGAGACGATAATGCACATGCTTGGTTACGgcaagaaggggaaagagTTCGAAATCTTGAGGAATTTTCGTGGAGTGCTACAACCGGGAGAGATGGTCCTTGTTCTGGGGCGTCCAGGATCAGGCTGCACTACATTCCTGAAAACGATCACAAACCAGCGTTTTGGCTATACTAGCATAGATGGCGATGTCCTCTATGGTATTTTCGACGCTGACACCTTCGCAAAGAGGTTTCGCGGCGAGGCTGTCTACAATCAAGAGGATGACGTTCATCAGCCTACGCTCACGGTCAAACAGACCTTGGGATTTGCGCTAGACACGAAGACCCCGGGAAAGAGACCTCTGGGGGTTTCTAAGGCCGAGTTCAGAGAGAAAGTCATCAATATGCTACTCAAAATGTTCAACATCGAACATACCGCCAATACCGTGATTGGAAACCAGTTCATCCGTGGCGTCTCAGGAGGAGAGAGACGTCGAGTGAGTATTgcagagatgatgatcacATCAGCAACGGTTCTGGCTTGGGATAATAGTACTCGTGGGCTGGATGCTTCGACTGCTCTGGACTTTGCCAAATCCCTGAGAATCATGACAAACATCTACAAGACTACGACGTTCGTCTCTCTTTATCAAGCATCTGAGAATATCTACAAGCAATTCGACAAGGTCCTGGTGATTGACAGCGGTCGTCAAGTCTTCTTCGGTCCTGCCTCTGAGGCAAGATCGTATTTCGAGAGTCTTGGTTTCAAGGAGAGACCTCGGCAGACCACGCCCGACTATTTGACCGGCTGTACAGATCCATTTGAACGGGAATTTAAGGAAGGACGAAGTGAAGACGACGTGCCGTCCACCCCTGACTCACTCGTGGAAGCTTTCAATCGATCATCGTACAGTGAGAGACTCGCCCAGGAAATGGATGCTTATCGAAAGAAGTTGGAACAAGAGAAGCATGTGTACGAAGACTTCGAGATTGCCAATCAGGAAGCGAAGCGCAAATTTACTCCTAAATCTTCGGTCTACTCGATACCCTTCCACTTGCAGATCTGGGCGCTGATGCAACGCCAGTTCCTGATCAAATGGCAAGACAGGTTTGCTCAGACAGTCTCTTGGATTACGTCCACCGGAGTTGCCATCATTCTAGGTACAGTTTGGCTGCGACTGCCGAAAACTAGTGCAGGAGCATTTACCAGGGGTGGTTTACTCTTCATTAGTCTGCTCTTCAACGGATTTCAGGCCTTTTCCGAACTCGTCTCGACGATGATGGGTCGCTCTATCGTCAATAAACACCGGCAATTTACCTTCTATCGGCCAAGTGCTCTGTGGATTGCGCAAATTCTGGTTGATACGACGTTTGCTATTGCACGAATCCTCGTCTTCAGCATTATTGTCTATTTTATGTGCGGCCTGGTCCTCGATGCAGGCGCCTTCTTCACGTTCATCCTGATTATCGTGCTCGGATACCTCTGCATGACTTGCTTCTTCCGTGTCATTGGCTGCATGAGTCCTGACTTTGACTATGCCATGAAGTTTGCGTCTGTGGTGATCACACTGTTTGTTCTGACGTCCGGCTACCTCATACAATGGTCTAGCGAGCAAGAGTGGCTGCGATGGCTGTACTACATCAATCCGTTCGGACTGGGGTTTGCCGCGCTGATGGTGAACGAGTTCAAGGATCTCACCATGACATGCACTGCAGACTCGTTGGTACCGAGTGGCCCCGGCTACGACGACATGGCAAGTCGCGTGTGCACACTTGCTGGTGGTGAGCCAGGCTCGGTCATTATTCCAGGTGCGAGCTACCTAGCAAAGACGTTCAGCTACTTCCCAGGGGATCTATGGCGAAACTTTGGTATCATGGTTGCACTCACCGTTGGTTTCCTGACCCTGAATCTGTACCACGGTGAAACACTGCAGTTTGGGGCTGGAGGCAGGACCGTTACCTTCTACCAaaaggagaacaaggagcGCAGAGCGTTGAATGGAGCCCTGATGGAGAAGCGAACCAATCGCGAGTCTAAGGATCAATCAGCTGCGAATCTCAAAATTACCTCCAAATCGGTCTTCACCTGGGAAGACGTTTGTTATGACGTTCCTGTGCCCTCGGGTACTCGCCGCCTCCTTCAATCTGTCTACGGGTACGTGCAGCCGGGCAAGCTGACGGCGCTTATGGGAGCTTCCGGAGCCGGCAAAACGACGTTATTGGATGTTCTGGCCTCCAGGAAGAACATTGGCGTGATCAGCGGCAATATTCTGGTGGATGGTGCCCCCCCTCCCGGAAGTTTCTTGCGTACTGTGTCTTACGCGGAGCAGCTGGATATCCATGAGCCCATGCAAACCGTACGAGAGGCATTACGCTTCTCGGCTGACCTTCGCCAGCCTTATGAAACACCACAATCTGAAAAGTACGAGTACGTCGAGGGCATCATCCAACTTCTTGAGCTCGAGGATCTTGCCGATGCGATCATCGGAACTCCGGAGACCGGCCTCTCAGTCGAGGAAAGAAAACGCGTCACTATCGGTGTTGAGCTCGCTGCCAAACCTGaacttcttctttttctggatGAACCTACAAGTGGCCTCGACAGCCAATCGGCATTCAATATCATTCGGTTTTTAAGGAAACTTGCCGCCGCCGGACAGGCAATTTTGTGTACCATTCACCAACCGAACTCTGCCCTGTTTGAGAACTTcgatcgccttctcctgctccagAGGGGAGGCGAATGCGTATATTTTGGAGACATTGGAGAAGACTCCCATGTCCTCTTGGACTACTTCCGCCGTAACGGTGCCGACTGTCCACCCGACGCAAACCCGGCCGAATGGATGCTCGATGCCATCGGTGCAGGCCAGACTCGCCGGATTGGAGATCGGGACTGGGGAGAGATTTGGCGCACGTCCTCCGAGTTTGAGCAGGTCAAAAGAGAGATTATTCAAATTAAGGCTCAGCGTGCGGAGGAGGTCCGACAGAGCGGCGGCTCGCAGATAATTGTCAGAGAGTATGCCACACCACTGTGGCACCAGATCAAGGTCGTTTGCAAGCGAACGAACATCGTCTTCTGGCGATCGAGGAACTACGGCTTCACACGACTATTCAACCACGTCGTCATCGCCCTAGTCACCGGCCTCGCATTTCTGAACCTAGACGACTCCCGCGCCTCCCTCCAATACCGAATTTTTGTCATCTTCAACGTAACCGTCCTACcggccatcatcctccagcaggTGGAACCCCGCTTCGAGTTCTCGCGgctcgtcttcttccgcgAATCCGCCTGCAAATCATACAGCCAGTTCGCATTCGCCCTGTCCATGGTCATTGCCGAGCTCCCCTATAGCATCCTCTGCGCcgtctgtttcttcctccccCTCTACTACATCCCCGGCTTCCAAGCCGCGCCCAGCCGAGCCGGCTACCAATTCCTCATGGTCCTCATCACCGAACTCTTCTCGGTAACCCTGGGCCAGATGATCTCCGCCCTGACGCCAAACAGCTTCATCGCCTCGCAGATCAACCCgcccatcgtcatcatcttctcgctcttctgcgGCGTCGCGATTCCCAGGCCCCAGATGCCCGGCTTCTGGCGCGCCTGGCTGTACCAGCTCGACCCCTTCACCCGCCTCATCAGCGGCATGGTCACCACAGAACTGCACGGCCGCACCGTCTCCTGCTCCCCCAGCGAGTTTAATCGCTTCCAGGCCCCGGAAAATCAGACATGCGGCGAATACATGCTGCCGTTCTTCGAGCGTGGCGGGCTGGGATACCTGGCCGACAACACGACGCAGGCTTGCGAGTACTGTGCGTACAAAATTGGAGATGAGTTCTACAGTGCCTTTTCTATGAGTTTTAATACCAGGTGGCGGGACCTGGGGATCTTCCTTGCCTTTATCGGGTCTAATCTCATCATTTTGTTCTTGGCG TCCCGCTACCTGAATTACAACCGCAGATAA
- a CDS encoding putative MFS allantoate transporter yields MGDRTTEPQHGSKMQSAETPTIIHSENTQLEPGWKTAKHKDGDTAMALFNDPDELHEEVDPAEARRVLRKIDMMILPYLAVCYAFFYIDKTTLSYAAIFGIVEDLKLHGTQYSWLSSLFYFGFLAWAFPTNFLLQRLPIGKYLGANIFMWGVFLMIQAACHNFTTLAVLRALGGAAEACADPAFMLITSMFYTRKEQPVRIGLWYTANGFGIALGGLLGYGIGNLKGALPSWKYEFLVIGALCSAWGIVMFIFLPDSPVSAPGLTPRERRIAVERLRENQTGVENKHLKPYQVLEAFMDYKLYIFFMLGCVCNIPNGGISNFGTLIIHGFGFSTLVTTLMQIPYGVLIALSILLCVYLNDRFENRRCVFILLFLLPNIAGAFGLRFVPLDQQVGRLICYYLTGPYNAAFVLILSMQIANTAGHTKKVVTNAVLFLGYCTGNIAGPFFYKTDQKPTYSLGIWSMIVSHLIEVVLISTLGLLLRWENKKRDRIQSQMQGGLEGRDLGSTAFLDLTDRENLKYVFHP; encoded by the exons ATGGGTGATAGAACTACCGAGCCACAGCATGGCTCCAAAATGCAGTCTGCAGAGACCCCTACCATCATACACAGCGAAAATACTCAGCTCGAACCAGGATGGAAGACAGCGAAGCACAAAGATGGCGACACAGCCATGGCTCTGTTTAACGATCCAGACGAGCTGCATGAAGAGGTAGACCCAGCCGAGGCGAGAAGAGTATTGCGGAAGATTGATATGATGATTCTTCCGTACCTTGCCGTCTGCTATGCATTTTTCTACATTGATAAG ACAACCCTGAGCTATGCAGCTATCTTTGGAATCGTGGAGGACCTCAAGCTCCATGGAACGCAGTATAGCTGGCTCAGCAGTTTATTCTACTTTGGTTTCCTTGCCTGGGCGTTCCCTACCAACTTTCTCCTGCAGCGTTTGCCAATCG GGAAGTACCTGGGCGCCAACATCTTCATGTG GGGAGTCTTCCTCATGATCCAGGCAGCATGCCATAACTTCACCACGCTTGCTGTTCTTCGAGCGTTAGGAGGCGCCGCTGAAGCCTGTGCCGACCCTGCCTTTATGTTGATTACCAGCATGTTTTACACAAGAAAAGAGCAGCCTGTCCGGATCGGTTTGTGGTATACCGCGAATGGTTTTGGTATCGCGCTTGGAGGCCTGTTGGGTTATGGGATTGGCAATCTGAAGGGTGCGCTTCCATCTTGGAAGTACGAATTCCTCGTCAT CGGAGCCCTTTGCTCTGCCTGGGGCATAGTCATGTTCATTTTCCTTCCAGATTCTCCCGTCTCTGCACCGGGTCTTACCCCCAGGGAACGGCGAATTGCCGTTGAACGGTTGAGAGAGAACCAGACAGGTGTTGAGAACAAGCATCTCAAGCCATACCAGGTCCTAGAAGCGTTTATGGACTACAAGCTTTACATTTTCTTTATGCTAGGCTGTGTCT GCAACATCCCCAATGGCGGCATCTCCAACTTCGGCACATTGATCATCCATGGCTTTGGATTTTCAACCCTGGTTACCACCCTAATGCAG ATTCCCTACGGCGTCCTCATCGcactctccatccttctctgCGTCTACCTCAACGACCGCTTCGAGAACCGCCGCTGCGTGTTCATCCTCTTATTCCTGCTCCCCAATATCGCGGGCGCCTTTGGCCTGCGCTTTGTCCCACTTGACCAGCAAGTCGGCCGTCTGATCTGCTACTACCTCACGGGCCCGTACAACGCAGCCTTTGTCTTGATTCTGAGCATGCAGATCGCGAATACTGCAG GACACACAAAGAAGGTCGTTACGAACGCAGTCCTCTTTCTGGGCTACTGCACTGGGAATATTGCGGGTCCGTTTTTCTACAAGACGGATCAGAA ACCAACCTACTCCCTTGGCATCTGGTCCATGATCGTCTCGCATCTGATTGAGGTTGTTCTCATCTCCActcttggccttcttctccgatgggagaacaagaagcgGGATCGGATACAATCTCAGATGCAGGGTGGACTTGAGGGACGAGACCTGGGCTCTACTGCGTTCCTGGACTTGACGGATCGAGAGAATCTCAAGTATGTTTTTCATCCTTGA